Below is a window of Methanorbis rubei DNA.
AGAGCGATGGTTCCAATATGACCTACTTTGACTCTCGTACTTATCCGGTAGGTTCGACAGGAAAATCAACATATGTAGCAACCCTTAAACTCGTACCCGCGGGTGCACCTGGTTATATGTACACGATTGTCTCCAGTAATGGCGGTATGAATATTGTCATCCCTGACACAGCAATTATTGGCGATAACTACAATGTTACCATCACTGTTGATGCTGACTCATCATTCATTGGAAAATCCGTTACAGTTAATTTCGGCAACGGCAAAAATGTGAGTGCAACGCTCGTAGCAGGTGTCAATTCGATAGGCCCTACCACATACACAGACGCTGAATCCTATGATGTTACAATTACTAGTGGCGGCGTAGTGATTCAGACTGGAACTGTAGTGGCAAAAGACGGCGACAGATCCGTCAATGCTCAGACGCATGACTCTGCCTTCGTGTATGAGAACGTCAGAGTTATGAATGGTACAGCACCAGTTAGCAAACTGTACTTCTTCTCTTCAGACGCCACCCCCACCCTGATCGCAACCATGGATGCTGAAGACAGCATTGGAACCTTCAAGCTTCTTGAAGCATCCGTCAACGGTCACTATGGTGCATGGTACGTCGAAGCAAACACTGCATCAAACTACGTCACCATCTGGTATCCGGAAATCTCTCTGAAAGCAGAGCTGACCACCGGTGACTACGGTGCAACCTCCGGCGACTCTGTTGACGGCAAGACCATCAACAAGAACACTGAAGTGTCCTTCCTCATCGAAGCACCGAATGTCGGTCCGGCAAACATTGCTCAGGTAAAGATCGTCTTTACCACTCCGGCAGCAGGTAAGACCACCACCTTTGGTGGAGCAAACTTCGCAGGCATCTCCTTGAGCACGGTTCAGACCATCGCACTTGGCACTGGCGTCATTGCTGGTGATAATGCAACTGCAGGTGTCTGGACTGCACAGGCTGAGTTCAGCTCGCCGAAAGGCTTTGCAGACAACGCCAAGAAGACCAACACCGTCAGCTTCACGCTGCAGAGCACATCTCTTGTTCTGTCCGCTGCAAAGGACTCCGTCGTTCGCAGCAATCCGTTCACCGTGAACATCCAGGGTGACAGCAAGAAACTCTACTTCGTCTATCTTGATGGAGCATCCGCATCTGACGTCAACCCGACTCTCCAGCCGGCACAGTCTGGTATGAAGTCGACTGTTACTGATACCAACATCCCGGTAGGCAGAAACACCGTTGTTGACGCAACCTCTGCAAACATCGTAGGAAGCTATGCTTACTTCGAGACTGATGCATCCGGTAAACGCACTGTTCAGTATAACACTGCAGCAAACACCGAAGACAAGACCTACACGGTCAAAGTCTATGCAATCGAAGAGGCATGGACGAATGCAACAGCAACCTACACCGCTACCTCTGACTACGACTCTGTAAAGGTCAAAGTCGAGAAAGGAGCAGTAACCATCACCGCATCCGGCGACGGTTCCTACTACATCGGCGACGAGATTAAACTCTCCGGTACCAACACCGACAGCAGCCTCGTCTACCTGTTCCTTACCGGACAGAACCTTCTTACGAACGGTATCGTCGTGAAAGAACTGCCGAACAAGACTGCAGCATACATGGCAACCAGCCCGGTAGCTGTTAAGACTGACAACACCTGGGAGTTCAAGTGGGATACCTCGAATATCGCACTCGACACTGGCGCATACACTATCTATGCAACCAGCAGACTCACCAACGGTAAGTCATCTGATCCGATTACGTACAACAACGTTACCGCAGTCAAACTTTCTGACTCCGAGTATGCAACTATCTCCGTCAACCTGAAACAGCCGTTCCTGTCCGCAATTCCGTCCGGAACTGTTGTTGCACAGGGTGACAAGCTCTACGTTCGCGGAAACGCTGAAGGTAAGCCAAGCAACCTGAAACTCTTCATCTTCGGTCCGAACTACTTCGCAGACCACACCATCACTGTTGAAGATGATGGCAGCTACGAAAAGAAGCTTGATATTGACAGCTCACTGTCCTCCAACCAGTACTTCGTCGTTGTTCAGCACCCGATGTACAATGGTGTCTTTGACGCAGAGCTTGTGAAGAGCGCAGACGAGAGCTACCAGTACTTCCAGATCAAGAACACCACCACTGGTGGATCCCAGCAGGCATCCTTCGTGGTCTGGGGCAACAACAAGCTCCAGGGATCTCAGGCAGCAGATGCTCTGACCAAGATGATCGATGATGCAAACATCGATGATATCTACACGAAGCTCACGTTCACCGTTGCAGCACCGTGGATCAGAATCAATAACCCGGGAGACCAGGCAGTTGGATCCAAGTTCACCGTAAAAGGAACGACCAACCTTGCAGTTGGCGACCAGATCCTCGTTGAAGTTGTATCTTCCTCGTTCACTGCATCCGACAAGAGCCAGACCAACATGAACAGCGGTGTTTCCCAGACTACCAAGGTCGTTGCAGGCGAAGGCGCTGACAATGCATGGTCTGTCGATGTCGACACCACCAACTGGAAGCTCGATCAGTACACCATTAAGGTGAACGGTATCGAAGTCGATGTTACCACCACGGCAGACTTCAACCTTGTTGAGAAAGTCGTAACCCCGACCCCGACCGCAACCAGTGCACAGCCAACCACCACCACTGCACCTGCAACCACCACCGCAACCCCGTCAACTCCGGGATTCGGCGCATTCATTGCACTTGCAGGACTTGGTGCAGTAGCACTTCTCGTACTCCGCCGCAACTAAGCAGCGTGAAACACAAAGAGTGAGAGAAAACTCTCAGGAGAAATCCTGAGGGAAACAATCCCTCTTTTCAGAAAAAAAAATCTTAGCTCTTTTCTCATCCCATCACCGGATGAAAAATTCCCGTATCACAAAACACCAATCAGCGCGCTTCACCTCGCAGCAGCAAACAACAACGCCTATTTTTATACAACAATGATTTTTAATGAAATGAAATGCACATAATTTATATGCACGAAGACCACACCTTGATCTATGTTCCCTAAAGACGGTCGCACGACCCTTACGGTGGATGACATCCCCAAAAAATGGTATAACATCGCCGCAGATATCGGTTCGCCGGAAATACTCAACCCCGCAACCATGAAACCGGTAACTGCAGCTGACCTTGCTCCGGTCTTCTGTAAAACATCTGTCGAACAGGAGCTTGACACAACCCACCGGTTCATCGACATCCCGGATCAGGTCCGGGAAGCCTATGCACAGTTCGGCAGAGTAACACCCTTGCAACGGGCGTACCATCTTGAGCAGTACCTCAAAACTCCGGCAAAAATTTACTTCAAACGCGAAGACGTAAGCCCAACCGGCAGCCACAAACTCAACAGCTCCATTGCTCAGGCCTACTACAACAAACGCGACGGGACCGAACATCTCACCACAGAAACCGGAGCAGGCCAGTGGGGATCTGCATTATCCCTCTCCTGCAACTACTTCGACCTCGACGTCATCATCTTCATGGTCAAAGTCAGCTTCGATCAGAAACCGTTCCGCAGATCCATCATGGAAACGTATGGAGGAACGGTCTATCCATCACCAAGCCCGATCACCGAGTACGGAAAATCCGTTCTCGCCAAAGATCCGTCCTACGGCGGAACTCTCGGGACCGCCATCACCGAAGCGGTTGAGATGGCAGTCAAGGATCAGACCGGCAAAACCAAGTACAGTCTCGGCAGTGTTGCCAACCATGTCTGCCTGCACCAGACCGTCATCGGTCAGGAACTCATCGCCCAGCTCGAAGCAATTGATGTCGTCCCGGACCACATGGTCGGGTGCATCGGCGGAGGAAGCAACTTCGCAGGATTCGCATTTCCGATGATCGAAAAGAAACTCAAAGGAAAAACGGACACCAACTTCCTTGCCGTCGAACCCTCAGAAGTTCCCTCCCTTACCAAAGGCGAGTACCGCTACGACTTCGGCGACTCAGGCGAGATAACTCCGCTGTTCAAAATGTACACGCTCGGCCACGACTTCACACCAAACGCAGTCCACGCAGGAGGACTCCGCTACCATGGCATGAACCCGCTCGTCTCCGAACTCTACGACAAAAAGATCATCAATGCTGTATCCTACAACGAAGACCAGATCTTCCAGGCAGCGGTCACCTTCGCAAGAACGGAAGGAATTATTCCGGCGCCGGAGTCATCGCATGCGATTCGCGGAGCGATCGAACTCGCCCTTGAAGCAAAGAAAAAGAATGAAGAGCAGACCATCGTCTTCAACCTCTCCGGTCACGGACTGCTGGACATGGTCGGCTATGCCAACTATCTCAAGAAGTCGAAGCATCCAGTCATTGAAGTGTGAGAGCGAGGGCAGCGGCTCTGGCGTTTGCAACAAACGCCAGGGTTCGTGCTGCATTTCGCACACCATCTTTTTTTACGCCGGTATGAACATCAACCGCATACGGCCGGACACGGCGAACAGCTTCGGCCACATTTTCCGGCGTCAGACCTCCGGCAAGAATTACCGGCACGCGTGATTCCTCAACAATTTTTGCACTGATACTCCAGTCATGCACGATGCCGGTTCCTCCGATGCGATCGGCAGTCCGCGTGTCAAGAAGAATTGCGTCGGCCGC
It encodes the following:
- a CDS encoding MEMAR_RS02690 family S-layer glycoprotein, translating into MKIMAVLAVLLAAALFVGAASAGYTVTTYADSLGNVPNQGFLASSVIGNNIYIKVVNDTVPTDTSDVEVSIFQDDGTTPIGVVLTGKVGEILSVEAALASADLETQFVNLTKVGTTPVTDVSTTIEVATTDVATTFLIVGVPDAAVTDKVGTTAQVNLDPVNGTDFGFQVTIIGGTVPYKNQALLTTGLDGTTEFVSATESDGSNMTYFDSRTYPVGSTGKSTYVATLKLVPAGAPGYMYTIVSSNGGMNIVIPDTAIIGDNYNVTITVDADSSFIGKSVTVNFGNGKNVSATLVAGVNSIGPTTYTDAESYDVTITSGGVVIQTGTVVAKDGDRSVNAQTHDSAFVYENVRVMNGTAPVSKLYFFSSDATPTLIATMDAEDSIGTFKLLEASVNGHYGAWYVEANTASNYVTIWYPEISLKAELTTGDYGATSGDSVDGKTINKNTEVSFLIEAPNVGPANIAQVKIVFTTPAAGKTTTFGGANFAGISLSTVQTIALGTGVIAGDNATAGVWTAQAEFSSPKGFADNAKKTNTVSFTLQSTSLVLSAAKDSVVRSNPFTVNIQGDSKKLYFVYLDGASASDVNPTLQPAQSGMKSTVTDTNIPVGRNTVVDATSANIVGSYAYFETDASGKRTVQYNTAANTEDKTYTVKVYAIEEAWTNATATYTATSDYDSVKVKVEKGAVTITASGDGSYYIGDEIKLSGTNTDSSLVYLFLTGQNLLTNGIVVKELPNKTAAYMATSPVAVKTDNTWEFKWDTSNIALDTGAYTIYATSRLTNGKSSDPITYNNVTAVKLSDSEYATISVNLKQPFLSAIPSGTVVAQGDKLYVRGNAEGKPSNLKLFIFGPNYFADHTITVEDDGSYEKKLDIDSSLSSNQYFVVVQHPMYNGVFDAELVKSADESYQYFQIKNTTTGGSQQASFVVWGNNKLQGSQAADALTKMIDDANIDDIYTKLTFTVAAPWIRINNPGDQAVGSKFTVKGTTNLAVGDQILVEVVSSSFTASDKSQTNMNSGVSQTTKVVAGEGADNAWSVDVDTTNWKLDQYTIKVNGIEVDVTTTADFNLVEKVVTPTPTATSAQPTTTTAPATTTATPSTPGFGAFIALAGLGAVALLVLRRN
- a CDS encoding TrpB-like pyridoxal phosphate-dependent enzyme; protein product: MFPKDGRTTLTVDDIPKKWYNIAADIGSPEILNPATMKPVTAADLAPVFCKTSVEQELDTTHRFIDIPDQVREAYAQFGRVTPLQRAYHLEQYLKTPAKIYFKREDVSPTGSHKLNSSIAQAYYNKRDGTEHLTTETGAGQWGSALSLSCNYFDLDVIIFMVKVSFDQKPFRRSIMETYGGTVYPSPSPITEYGKSVLAKDPSYGGTLGTAITEAVEMAVKDQTGKTKYSLGSVANHVCLHQTVIGQELIAQLEAIDVVPDHMVGCIGGGSNFAGFAFPMIEKKLKGKTDTNFLAVEPSEVPSLTKGEYRYDFGDSGEITPLFKMYTLGHDFTPNAVHAGGLRYHGMNPLVSELYDKKIINAVSYNEDQIFQAAVTFARTEGIIPAPESSHAIRGAIELALEAKKKNEEQTIVFNLSGHGLLDMVGYANYLKKSKHPVIEV